The proteins below come from a single Solea senegalensis isolate Sse05_10M linkage group LG2, IFAPA_SoseM_1, whole genome shotgun sequence genomic window:
- the fmnl2a gene encoding formin-like protein 2 isoform X8: MGNAGSMEQHTDFRGHNMPLKLPMPEPGELEERFAIVLNSMNLPPDKARLLRQYDNEKKWELICDQERFQVKNPPHTYLQKLRSYLDPAVTRKKFRRRVQESTQVLRELEISLRTNHIGWVREFLNEENKGLDVLVEYLSFAQYAVTFDGDCLENNPDAAIDKSKSWSRSIEDLHRGGTLPSHITGNGITRAGRHSTLRHLFIRLPVFDSRSPNTASCPKCAQTKCCNTLPSRRTLKNSRLVCKKDDVHVCIMCLRAIMNYQYGFNMVMSHPHAVNEIALSLNNKNPRTKALVLELLAAVCLVRGGHEIILSAFDNFKEVCQETQRFEKLMEYFKNEDNNVDFMVACMQFINIAVHSVEDMNFRVHLQYDFTKLSLDDYLDKLKHTESDKLQVQIQAYLDNVFDVGALLEDAETKNAALERVEELEENMSHLTEKLQDTENEAMSKIVELEKQLMQRNKDLESLMSVYKETSSQVHTLRLTLKEKDEAIQRQSNLEKKIHELEKQGTIKIHKKGDGDISILPSPPPGVEGVPGAVIGGGLSGAVSPNHVGGVAVSNGPSSAIPTAVAPPAPPPPPPPPPPPPPPPPPLPPPGISAPPPPPPPPMAPPLPGCGTPTVIMNSGLAAVKIKKPIKTKFRMPVFNWVALKPNQINGTVFNEIDDERILEELNVDEFEEIFKTKAQGAPIELNMSKQKVMQKGPSKVSLLESNRAKNLAITLRKAGKTPEEICKGIQLFDLRTLPVDFVECLMRFQPTENEIKILRQFEKERKPLESLTDEDRFMMQFSKIERLMQKMTIMAFIGNFSESIQMLTPQLHAVIAASVSIKSSQKLKKILEIVLALGNYMNSSKRGAVYGFKLQSLDLLLDTKSTDRKLTLLHYIANVVREKYTQVSLFYNELNYVEKAAVVSLDNVLLDVKELQRGMELTKREYSMHGHNTMLKDFITHNESKLKKLQEDAKIAQDAFDEAVKFFGENTKTTPPSVFFPVFVRFVRAYKQAEEDNEQRKRQEQILREKLLEQEAMMEEDQKSPSHKNKRQQQELIQELRKKQVKDSRHVYEGKDGAIEDIITDLRNQPYRRADAVRRSVRRRFDDQNLRPMNNGEVFM; this comes from the exons GAGCGATTTCAAGTGAAAAACCCACCGCACACGTACCTCCAAAAGTTGAGGAGTTATCTCGATCCAGCGGTCACAAGAAAG AAATTCAGACGGAGGGTTCAGGAGTCCACCCAAGTCCTGAGAGAACTGGAAATTTCATTACGGACCAATCATATAGG GTGGGTGCGAGAATTCCTAAATGAAGAGAATAAGGGCCTGGACGTCCTGGTGGAGTATCTCTCTTTTGCACAGTATGCAGTCAC GTTTGATGGCGACTGTTTGGAGAACAACCCGGACGCTGCCATAGATAAGTCCAAGTCCTGGAGCCGCTCTATAGAAGACCTGCACAGAGGAGGCACCCTGCCATCTCACATCACTGGGAACGGCATCACACGCGCTGGGCGACATTCCACGTTACG CCATCTATTCATCCGTCTGCCAGTCTTCGACAGCAG GTCACCTAACACGGCGAGCTGTCCAAAGTGCGCTCAAACAAAATG ctGTAACACCCTGCCCAGCCGACGAACTCTGAAAAACTCCagactggtgtgtaaaaaagaTGACGTCCATGTCTGTATCATGTGCCTACGTGCTATCATGAACTACCAG TATGGATTCAACATGGTTATGTCCCACCCACATGCTGTGAATGAAATTGCACTAAGTCTCAACAATAAAAATCCGAG GACTAAAGCTTTGGTCTTGGAGCTCCTGGCGGCAGTTTGTCTCGTGAGAGGAGGACATGAAATTATTCTCTCGGCGTTCGACAACTTTAAAGAG GTATGTCAGGAGACGCAGCGGTTTGAGAAGCTCATGGAGTATTTCAAGAATGAGGACAACAACGTCGACTTCATG GTGGCCTGTATGCAGTTCATCAACATCGCTGTGCACTCGGTGGAGGACATGAACTTCAGGGTTCATCTACAGTACGACTTCACCAAGCTGAGTCTGGACGACTACTTAGAC aaactaaaacacacagagagcgaTAAGCTGCAGGTCCAGATCCAGGCGTACTTGGATAACGTCTTTGATGTCGGAGCGCTCCTCGAGGACGCGGAGACTAAAAACGCTGCTCTGGAGCGAGTggaagagctggaggagaacatGTCCCAT TTGACGGAGAAGCTGCAGGACACAGAGAATGAGGCCATGTCCAAGATCgtggagctggagaagcagCTGATGCAAAGAAACAAGGACCTTGAATCCCTCATG TCCGTCTACAAAGAGACCAGCTCGCAGGTGCACACGCTGCGGCTTACACTGAAGGAGAAAGATGAGGCCATCCAGcgacagagtaacctggagaagAAGATCCATGAGCTGGAGAAGCAGGGCACCATCAAAATCCACAAGAAAGGAGATGGCGACATCTCCATTCTGCCCTCACCGCCTCCTGGCGTGGAGGGTGTGCCGGGTGCCGTGATTGGTGGAGGATTGAGTGGAGCTGTCAGTCCAAACCATGTCGGAGGTGTTGCAG TGTCAAACGGACCATCATCAGCCATTCCAACAGCAGTAGCACCCCCGGCTCCCCCaccgcctcctccacctccacctcctccccctccaccacctcctcctcttcccccacCTGGGATCTCagctcctccgcctcctccacctcctccgaTGGCGCCCCCACTGCCTGGCTGTGGGACACCCACTGTCATCATGAACTCGGGGTTAGCTG CTGTGAAGATCAAGAAACCCATCAAGACAAAGTTCCGCATGCCTGTCTTCAACTGGGTAGCGCTCAAACCAAACCAGATCAACGGGACAGTTTTCAATGAGATCGACGACGAGAGGATACTAGAG GAGCTGAACGTGGACGAGTTTGAGGAGATATTTAAGACGAAAGCCCAGGGGGCACCGATTGAACTCAACATGAGCAAGCAGAAGGTCATGCAGAAGGGACCCAGTAAGGTTTCTCTGCTGGAGTCCAACAGAGCAAAGAACCTGGCCATCACGCTGAGGAAAGCAGGCAAGACCCCTGAGGAGATCTGCAAGGGCATCCAGCT GTTCGACCTTCGGACTCTGCCGGTGGACTTTGTGGAGTGTCTGATGCGCTTCCAGCCCACAGAGAACGAGATCAAAATCCTGCGACAGTTTGAGAAGGAGCGCAAGCCCCTGGAGAGCCTGACGGACGAGGACCGCTTCATGATGCAGTTCAGCAAGATCGAGCGGCTCATGCAGAAGATGACCATCATGGCCTTCATCGGCAACTTCTCTGAGAGCATCCAGATGCTCACACCG CAACTTCATGCCGTCATTGCTGCATCAGTGTCCATCAAGTCATCACAGAAGCTAAAGAAGATTCTGGAG ATTGTCTTGGCACTTGGAAACTACATGAACAGCAGCAAAAGAGGAGCGGTGTACGGATTCAAGTTGCAAAGTCTAGACTTG CTCCTTGATACCAAGTCCACGGACCGTAAGCTAACACTGTTGCACTACATAGCCAATGTGGTGAGGGAGAAATATACGCAGGTTTCTCTCTTCTACAATGAGCTGAACTATGTGGAGAAAGCTGCCGTCG TCTCGCTGGATAACGTTTTGCTGGACGTGAAGGAGCTGCAGAGGGGGATGGAGCTGACCAAACGAGAGTACAGCATGCACGGCCACAACACCATGCTCAAAGACTTCATCACGCACAACGAGAGCAAGCTGAAGAAGCTGCAGGAGGACGCCAAAATTGCACAG GACGCCTTCGACGAGGCGGTGAAATTCTTCGGGGAGAACACCAAAACCACGCCGCCGTCCGTCTTCTTCCCCGTGTTTGTGCGATTTGTTAGGGCGTACAAG CAAGCAGAAGAGGACAATGAGCAAAGAAAGAGACAGGAGCAGATTTTGAGGGAGAAACTTCTGGAGCAAGAAGCCATGATGGAGGAAGACCAGAAG tcTCCATCCCATAAGAACAAGCGGCAGCAACAAGAGCTGATCCAGGAGCTGAGGAAGAAACAGGTGAAAGACAGTCGGCATGTTTATGAGGGCAAAGACGGAGCGATTGAGGACATCATCACAG ATTTGAGGAATCAGCCTTACAGGCGAGCGGACGCTGTGCGGAGGAGCGTCAGGAGACGCTTTGATGATCAGAACCTGCGGCCGATGAACAACGGCGAAGTTTTCATGTGA
- the fmnl2a gene encoding formin-like protein 2 isoform X13, whose translation MGNAGSMEQHTDFRGHNMPLKLPMPEPGELEERFAIVLNSMNLPPDKARLLRQYDNEKKWELICDQERFQVKNPPHTYLQKLRSYLDPAVTRKKFRRRVQESTQVLRELEISLRTNHIGWVREFLNEENKGLDVLVEYLSFAQYAVTFDGDCLENNPDAAIDKSKSWSRSIEDLHRGGTLPSHITGNGITRAGRHSTLRCNTLPSRRTLKNSRLVCKKDDVHVCIMCLRAIMNYQYGFNMVMSHPHAVNEIALSLNNKNPRTKALVLELLAAVCLVRGGHEIILSAFDNFKEVCQETQRFEKLMEYFKNEDNNVDFMVACMQFINIAVHSVEDMNFRVHLQYDFTKLSLDDYLDKLKHTESDKLQVQIQAYLDNVFDVGALLEDAETKNAALERVEELEENMSHLTEKLQDTENEAMSKIVELEKQLMQRNKDLESLMSVYKETSSQVHTLRLTLKEKDEAIQRQSNLEKKIHELEKQGTIKIHKKGDGDISILPSPPPGVEGVPGAVIGGGLSGAVSPNHVGGVAVSNGPSSAIPTAVAPPAPPPPPPPPPPPPPPPPPLPPPGISAPPPPPPPPMAPPLPGCGTPTVIMNSGLAEGPIKLFSVKIKKPIKTKFRMPVFNWVALKPNQINGTVFNEIDDERILEELNVDEFEEIFKTKAQGAPIELNMSKQKVMQKGPSKVSLLESNRAKNLAITLRKAGKTPEEICKGIQLFDLRTLPVDFVECLMRFQPTENEIKILRQFEKERKPLESLTDEDRFMMQFSKIERLMQKMTIMAFIGNFSESIQMLTPQLHAVIAASVSIKSSQKLKKILEIVLALGNYMNSSKRGAVYGFKLQSLDLLLDTKSTDRKLTLLHYIANVVREKYTQVSLFYNELNYVEKAAVVSLDNVLLDVKELQRGMELTKREYSMHGHNTMLKDFITHNESKLKKLQEDAKIAQDAFDEAVKFFGENTKTTPPSVFFPVFVRFVRAYKQAEEDNEQRKRQEQILREKLLEQEAMMEEDQKSPSHKNKRQQQELIQELRKKQVKDSRHVYEGKDGAIEDIITDLRNQPYRRADAVRRSVRRRFDDQNLRPMNNGEVFM comes from the exons GAGCGATTTCAAGTGAAAAACCCACCGCACACGTACCTCCAAAAGTTGAGGAGTTATCTCGATCCAGCGGTCACAAGAAAG AAATTCAGACGGAGGGTTCAGGAGTCCACCCAAGTCCTGAGAGAACTGGAAATTTCATTACGGACCAATCATATAGG GTGGGTGCGAGAATTCCTAAATGAAGAGAATAAGGGCCTGGACGTCCTGGTGGAGTATCTCTCTTTTGCACAGTATGCAGTCAC GTTTGATGGCGACTGTTTGGAGAACAACCCGGACGCTGCCATAGATAAGTCCAAGTCCTGGAGCCGCTCTATAGAAGACCTGCACAGAGGAGGCACCCTGCCATCTCACATCACTGGGAACGGCATCACACGCGCTGGGCGACATTCCACGTTACG ctGTAACACCCTGCCCAGCCGACGAACTCTGAAAAACTCCagactggtgtgtaaaaaagaTGACGTCCATGTCTGTATCATGTGCCTACGTGCTATCATGAACTACCAG TATGGATTCAACATGGTTATGTCCCACCCACATGCTGTGAATGAAATTGCACTAAGTCTCAACAATAAAAATCCGAG GACTAAAGCTTTGGTCTTGGAGCTCCTGGCGGCAGTTTGTCTCGTGAGAGGAGGACATGAAATTATTCTCTCGGCGTTCGACAACTTTAAAGAG GTATGTCAGGAGACGCAGCGGTTTGAGAAGCTCATGGAGTATTTCAAGAATGAGGACAACAACGTCGACTTCATG GTGGCCTGTATGCAGTTCATCAACATCGCTGTGCACTCGGTGGAGGACATGAACTTCAGGGTTCATCTACAGTACGACTTCACCAAGCTGAGTCTGGACGACTACTTAGAC aaactaaaacacacagagagcgaTAAGCTGCAGGTCCAGATCCAGGCGTACTTGGATAACGTCTTTGATGTCGGAGCGCTCCTCGAGGACGCGGAGACTAAAAACGCTGCTCTGGAGCGAGTggaagagctggaggagaacatGTCCCAT TTGACGGAGAAGCTGCAGGACACAGAGAATGAGGCCATGTCCAAGATCgtggagctggagaagcagCTGATGCAAAGAAACAAGGACCTTGAATCCCTCATG TCCGTCTACAAAGAGACCAGCTCGCAGGTGCACACGCTGCGGCTTACACTGAAGGAGAAAGATGAGGCCATCCAGcgacagagtaacctggagaagAAGATCCATGAGCTGGAGAAGCAGGGCACCATCAAAATCCACAAGAAAGGAGATGGCGACATCTCCATTCTGCCCTCACCGCCTCCTGGCGTGGAGGGTGTGCCGGGTGCCGTGATTGGTGGAGGATTGAGTGGAGCTGTCAGTCCAAACCATGTCGGAGGTGTTGCAG TGTCAAACGGACCATCATCAGCCATTCCAACAGCAGTAGCACCCCCGGCTCCCCCaccgcctcctccacctccacctcctccccctccaccacctcctcctcttcccccacCTGGGATCTCagctcctccgcctcctccacctcctccgaTGGCGCCCCCACTGCCTGGCTGTGGGACACCCACTGTCATCATGAACTCGGGGTTAGCTG AGGGACCCATCAAACTTTTCT CTGTGAAGATCAAGAAACCCATCAAGACAAAGTTCCGCATGCCTGTCTTCAACTGGGTAGCGCTCAAACCAAACCAGATCAACGGGACAGTTTTCAATGAGATCGACGACGAGAGGATACTAGAG GAGCTGAACGTGGACGAGTTTGAGGAGATATTTAAGACGAAAGCCCAGGGGGCACCGATTGAACTCAACATGAGCAAGCAGAAGGTCATGCAGAAGGGACCCAGTAAGGTTTCTCTGCTGGAGTCCAACAGAGCAAAGAACCTGGCCATCACGCTGAGGAAAGCAGGCAAGACCCCTGAGGAGATCTGCAAGGGCATCCAGCT GTTCGACCTTCGGACTCTGCCGGTGGACTTTGTGGAGTGTCTGATGCGCTTCCAGCCCACAGAGAACGAGATCAAAATCCTGCGACAGTTTGAGAAGGAGCGCAAGCCCCTGGAGAGCCTGACGGACGAGGACCGCTTCATGATGCAGTTCAGCAAGATCGAGCGGCTCATGCAGAAGATGACCATCATGGCCTTCATCGGCAACTTCTCTGAGAGCATCCAGATGCTCACACCG CAACTTCATGCCGTCATTGCTGCATCAGTGTCCATCAAGTCATCACAGAAGCTAAAGAAGATTCTGGAG ATTGTCTTGGCACTTGGAAACTACATGAACAGCAGCAAAAGAGGAGCGGTGTACGGATTCAAGTTGCAAAGTCTAGACTTG CTCCTTGATACCAAGTCCACGGACCGTAAGCTAACACTGTTGCACTACATAGCCAATGTGGTGAGGGAGAAATATACGCAGGTTTCTCTCTTCTACAATGAGCTGAACTATGTGGAGAAAGCTGCCGTCG TCTCGCTGGATAACGTTTTGCTGGACGTGAAGGAGCTGCAGAGGGGGATGGAGCTGACCAAACGAGAGTACAGCATGCACGGCCACAACACCATGCTCAAAGACTTCATCACGCACAACGAGAGCAAGCTGAAGAAGCTGCAGGAGGACGCCAAAATTGCACAG GACGCCTTCGACGAGGCGGTGAAATTCTTCGGGGAGAACACCAAAACCACGCCGCCGTCCGTCTTCTTCCCCGTGTTTGTGCGATTTGTTAGGGCGTACAAG CAAGCAGAAGAGGACAATGAGCAAAGAAAGAGACAGGAGCAGATTTTGAGGGAGAAACTTCTGGAGCAAGAAGCCATGATGGAGGAAGACCAGAAG tcTCCATCCCATAAGAACAAGCGGCAGCAACAAGAGCTGATCCAGGAGCTGAGGAAGAAACAGGTGAAAGACAGTCGGCATGTTTATGAGGGCAAAGACGGAGCGATTGAGGACATCATCACAG ATTTGAGGAATCAGCCTTACAGGCGAGCGGACGCTGTGCGGAGGAGCGTCAGGAGACGCTTTGATGATCAGAACCTGCGGCCGATGAACAACGGCGAAGTTTTCATGTGA
- the fmnl2a gene encoding formin-like protein 2 isoform X4: MGNAGSMEQHTDFRGHNMPLKLPMPEPGELEERFAIVLNSMNLPPDKARLLRQYDNEKKWELICDQERFQVKNPPHTYLQKLRSYLDPAVTRKKFRRRVQESTQVLRELEISLRTNHIGWVREFLNEENKGLDVLVEYLSFAQYAVTFDGDCLENNPDAAIDKSKSWSRSIEDLHRGGTLPSHITGNGITRAGRHSTLRHLFIRLPVFDSRSPNTASCPKCAQTKCCNTLPSRRTLKNSRLVCKKDDVHVCIMCLRAIMNYQYGFNMVMSHPHAVNEIALSLNNKNPRTKALVLELLAAVCLVRGGHEIILSAFDNFKEVCQETQRFEKLMEYFKNEDNNVDFMVACMQFINIAVHSVEDMNFRVHLQYDFTKLSLDDYLDKLKHTESDKLQVQIQAYLDNVFDVGALLEDAETKNAALERVEELEENMSHLTEKLQDTENEAMSKIVELEKQLMQRNKDLESLMSVYKETSSQVHTLRLTLKEKDEAIQRQSNLEKKIHELEKQGTIKIHKKGDGDISILPSPPPGVEGVPGAVIGGGLSGAVSPNHVGGVAVSNGPSSAIPTAVAPPAPPPPPPPPPPPPPPPPPLPPPGISAPPPPPPPPMAPPLPGCGTPTVIMNSGLAEGPIKLFSVKIKKPIKTKFRMPVFNWVALKPNQINGTVFNEIDDERILEELNVDEFEEIFKTKAQGAPIELNMSKQKVMQKGPSKVSLLESNRAKNLAITLRKAGKTPEEICKGIQLFDLRTLPVDFVECLMRFQPTENEIKILRQFEKERKPLESLTDEDRFMMQFSKIERLMQKMTIMAFIGNFSESIQMLTPQLHAVIAASVSIKSSQKLKKILEIVLALGNYMNSSKRGAVYGFKLQSLDLLLDTKSTDRKLTLLHYIANVVREKYTQVSLFYNELNYVEKAAVVSLDNVLLDVKELQRGMELTKREYSMHGHNTMLKDFITHNESKLKKLQEDAKIAQDAFDEAVKFFGENTKTTPPSVFFPVFVRFVRAYKQAEEDNEQRKRQEQILREKLLEQEAMMEEDQKSPSHKNKRQQQELIQELRKKQVKDSRHVYEGKDGAIEDIITDLRNQPYRRADAVRRSVRRRFDDQNLRPMNNGEVFM, encoded by the exons GAGCGATTTCAAGTGAAAAACCCACCGCACACGTACCTCCAAAAGTTGAGGAGTTATCTCGATCCAGCGGTCACAAGAAAG AAATTCAGACGGAGGGTTCAGGAGTCCACCCAAGTCCTGAGAGAACTGGAAATTTCATTACGGACCAATCATATAGG GTGGGTGCGAGAATTCCTAAATGAAGAGAATAAGGGCCTGGACGTCCTGGTGGAGTATCTCTCTTTTGCACAGTATGCAGTCAC GTTTGATGGCGACTGTTTGGAGAACAACCCGGACGCTGCCATAGATAAGTCCAAGTCCTGGAGCCGCTCTATAGAAGACCTGCACAGAGGAGGCACCCTGCCATCTCACATCACTGGGAACGGCATCACACGCGCTGGGCGACATTCCACGTTACG CCATCTATTCATCCGTCTGCCAGTCTTCGACAGCAG GTCACCTAACACGGCGAGCTGTCCAAAGTGCGCTCAAACAAAATG ctGTAACACCCTGCCCAGCCGACGAACTCTGAAAAACTCCagactggtgtgtaaaaaagaTGACGTCCATGTCTGTATCATGTGCCTACGTGCTATCATGAACTACCAG TATGGATTCAACATGGTTATGTCCCACCCACATGCTGTGAATGAAATTGCACTAAGTCTCAACAATAAAAATCCGAG GACTAAAGCTTTGGTCTTGGAGCTCCTGGCGGCAGTTTGTCTCGTGAGAGGAGGACATGAAATTATTCTCTCGGCGTTCGACAACTTTAAAGAG GTATGTCAGGAGACGCAGCGGTTTGAGAAGCTCATGGAGTATTTCAAGAATGAGGACAACAACGTCGACTTCATG GTGGCCTGTATGCAGTTCATCAACATCGCTGTGCACTCGGTGGAGGACATGAACTTCAGGGTTCATCTACAGTACGACTTCACCAAGCTGAGTCTGGACGACTACTTAGAC aaactaaaacacacagagagcgaTAAGCTGCAGGTCCAGATCCAGGCGTACTTGGATAACGTCTTTGATGTCGGAGCGCTCCTCGAGGACGCGGAGACTAAAAACGCTGCTCTGGAGCGAGTggaagagctggaggagaacatGTCCCAT TTGACGGAGAAGCTGCAGGACACAGAGAATGAGGCCATGTCCAAGATCgtggagctggagaagcagCTGATGCAAAGAAACAAGGACCTTGAATCCCTCATG TCCGTCTACAAAGAGACCAGCTCGCAGGTGCACACGCTGCGGCTTACACTGAAGGAGAAAGATGAGGCCATCCAGcgacagagtaacctggagaagAAGATCCATGAGCTGGAGAAGCAGGGCACCATCAAAATCCACAAGAAAGGAGATGGCGACATCTCCATTCTGCCCTCACCGCCTCCTGGCGTGGAGGGTGTGCCGGGTGCCGTGATTGGTGGAGGATTGAGTGGAGCTGTCAGTCCAAACCATGTCGGAGGTGTTGCAG TGTCAAACGGACCATCATCAGCCATTCCAACAGCAGTAGCACCCCCGGCTCCCCCaccgcctcctccacctccacctcctccccctccaccacctcctcctcttcccccacCTGGGATCTCagctcctccgcctcctccacctcctccgaTGGCGCCCCCACTGCCTGGCTGTGGGACACCCACTGTCATCATGAACTCGGGGTTAGCTG AGGGACCCATCAAACTTTTCT CTGTGAAGATCAAGAAACCCATCAAGACAAAGTTCCGCATGCCTGTCTTCAACTGGGTAGCGCTCAAACCAAACCAGATCAACGGGACAGTTTTCAATGAGATCGACGACGAGAGGATACTAGAG GAGCTGAACGTGGACGAGTTTGAGGAGATATTTAAGACGAAAGCCCAGGGGGCACCGATTGAACTCAACATGAGCAAGCAGAAGGTCATGCAGAAGGGACCCAGTAAGGTTTCTCTGCTGGAGTCCAACAGAGCAAAGAACCTGGCCATCACGCTGAGGAAAGCAGGCAAGACCCCTGAGGAGATCTGCAAGGGCATCCAGCT GTTCGACCTTCGGACTCTGCCGGTGGACTTTGTGGAGTGTCTGATGCGCTTCCAGCCCACAGAGAACGAGATCAAAATCCTGCGACAGTTTGAGAAGGAGCGCAAGCCCCTGGAGAGCCTGACGGACGAGGACCGCTTCATGATGCAGTTCAGCAAGATCGAGCGGCTCATGCAGAAGATGACCATCATGGCCTTCATCGGCAACTTCTCTGAGAGCATCCAGATGCTCACACCG CAACTTCATGCCGTCATTGCTGCATCAGTGTCCATCAAGTCATCACAGAAGCTAAAGAAGATTCTGGAG ATTGTCTTGGCACTTGGAAACTACATGAACAGCAGCAAAAGAGGAGCGGTGTACGGATTCAAGTTGCAAAGTCTAGACTTG CTCCTTGATACCAAGTCCACGGACCGTAAGCTAACACTGTTGCACTACATAGCCAATGTGGTGAGGGAGAAATATACGCAGGTTTCTCTCTTCTACAATGAGCTGAACTATGTGGAGAAAGCTGCCGTCG TCTCGCTGGATAACGTTTTGCTGGACGTGAAGGAGCTGCAGAGGGGGATGGAGCTGACCAAACGAGAGTACAGCATGCACGGCCACAACACCATGCTCAAAGACTTCATCACGCACAACGAGAGCAAGCTGAAGAAGCTGCAGGAGGACGCCAAAATTGCACAG GACGCCTTCGACGAGGCGGTGAAATTCTTCGGGGAGAACACCAAAACCACGCCGCCGTCCGTCTTCTTCCCCGTGTTTGTGCGATTTGTTAGGGCGTACAAG CAAGCAGAAGAGGACAATGAGCAAAGAAAGAGACAGGAGCAGATTTTGAGGGAGAAACTTCTGGAGCAAGAAGCCATGATGGAGGAAGACCAGAAG tcTCCATCCCATAAGAACAAGCGGCAGCAACAAGAGCTGATCCAGGAGCTGAGGAAGAAACAGGTGAAAGACAGTCGGCATGTTTATGAGGGCAAAGACGGAGCGATTGAGGACATCATCACAG ATTTGAGGAATCAGCCTTACAGGCGAGCGGACGCTGTGCGGAGGAGCGTCAGGAGACGCTTTGATGATCAGAACCTGCGGCCGATGAACAACGGCGAAGTTTTCATGTGA